Within the Oncorhynchus kisutch isolate 150728-3 linkage group LG13, Okis_V2, whole genome shotgun sequence genome, the region CCAGGATCTGGACAAAGGATGGTGGGTTGCCACTTTGACCTCCTTTTTCAACTTAACATGTTGTCAGTTTCCTCTCTAATATATATGATTTGAACCCTAGGTAATCTTGCCAGTACCCTGGGTCAACACAAAGGTCCCATTTTTGCATTGAAATGGAACAAGAAAGGAAACTTCATTCTTAGCGCCGGAGTAGATAAGGTAAGAACCCAACAgcctttttctttttttgttatGAGCTAAAGACATGAAATGCTATGAAGGCTCATTCACCTCTACTGGTATTCAGGACTAAAAGAACATTCTGTTATTCTCAGGCGTGTTCTAATTGAGATGTTTTTCTTTGTGTGTTTCTCCCTCCAGACTACAATCATATGGGATGCTCACACAGGAGAAGCCAAGCAGCAGTTCCCGTTCCATTCAGGTGCACTGAATTATCCAATGGCTTCTTTCCTGACTCTTCATTAACCCTTACTAGACATGTATCGGTACATACTTACATGAATATATACAGTAAGGGTATTTTTGTGCCGACTCATTCTTAGTTTCTGTCAAGCACAGAAAGAAAGAAGTAGAGTTCTATGTTGTTTATTCATAGTTTTCTTCCACTCCTCTTGTTGTGACTCCATAGCGCCTGCTCTGGATGTGGACTGGCAGAGCAACAACACGTTTGCCTCCTGCAGTACAGACATGTGCATCCATGTGTGTAAACTTGGCCAGGACAGGCCCATCAAAACATTCCAAGGACACACGGTAAGTCAGCCCAATTACCCCACAGCGTTACACTGCTCCTGCAGCCATCATAGAAGTACTATGCCATAGCCATTTTGTCCAGTTTTCTATGGGTCAGAGGCATTGCCTCCTCTGTCTGTGCTCCCCTCCGCTCCAGAATGAAGTAAATGCAATCAAATGGGATCCAACCGGTAACCTGCTGGCCTCTTGCTCAGACGACATGACGCTGAAGGCAAGTTATGAATGAAACCTGTCTAGCTACGTCCAGCAATCTTACACTTAAGTATTGTCTGCGTTGTTGATTACTGTCCCTGTTAAATAAATTATATAAATACATGTGCACTGTAATGGTTTGCTCTGGATTATATATCAGAAATTCAAATAATTAATGTTTTGTATATATTTCTCTATACATTTCTTAATTGTGAATTGTCAACCTTTGACAAATTGTCAACCTGAAAAATAAACCAAGTATAAAACCAACCAAACATTCTTATCTATCTGAACATTCAGCGTTTTGGATATTCACCATCACGTCATTTTACCATGCTAGATCTGGAGTATGAAACAGGACACATGTGTTCATGACCTGCAAGCTCACAGCAAAGAGATCTACACCATCAAATGGAGCCCCACTGGTCCTGGAACCAACAACCCCAATGCCAATCTCATGCTTGCCAGGTACTGAAACAGAAGCACTGCTGCGCCCTCTATGTGGGCATCCATTATTTTGGATGTGAAAGCAGCATTACTGGCTGTGATAACAGCGGTGTGGCCCTGTTAGAGGGTAATAGACTGATGACTACACTGTTTCTGGGCCAGCCACAATGTCTTTGTGCCCTGAACCAAAACTCTTCACCTGAATTGCCCCAGTTTTCATGCTTCTGAATTGGGGCTTTGTGTTTGAAGTGAGCTATGACTATGAACTAAGTATTTCTTCTGGGGAGGAGGCAGATCGATGAGTATTTTTCCTGTGTTCCCTGCAGTGCATCCTTTGATTCGACAGTGCGGCTGTGGGATGTGGACCGAGGCATCTGCATTCACACGCTAACCAAACACCAGGAGCCTGTCTACAGTGTGGCATTCAGCCCCGACGGCAGGCATCTGGCCAGTGGCTCCTTTGACAAGTGTGTTCACATCTGGAACACGCAGGTACAGTCCCGACACTGTCTTGCTATGTACCTTGCACGGAGTGGAGAACTGTTAGTGATATTAGCTTCCTGTATTGTTATGCAGTTAGTTGCTTAGGTCAGTGGTAGTGCTTATTTTGGAGACTTTAATTAGGCTTTGGAATGGATTTAAATCTAAGAAAGCTATGGTATAGCCTTTGGCTTGTGGTTGTTGAACTGAAACGATAACACTGTCTTCACTTCCCTTTCCATTCCACAGACTGGTGCTTTAGTCCATAgttacagggggacagggggaatCTTTGAAGTTTGCTGGAATGCAGCAGGTGACAAAGTGGGAGCAAGTGCATCAGATGGATCTGTGAGTACACATTTTTTAGCATTTTCATATACTTCATACTCACTCTGGGATATACAGgtcataataatatatatattaaaaagccTCTCTTGTTTTTCAGGTTTGTGTATTAGATCTGCGGAAGTAACACTCCTTGTTGGAAGCCATGGACCGACAGTGAATGTGTACATAGCCAAAATAACTGTCCCTGCCCCATGTACTGCTAGTCCCTTTGAACCATGGCCGGCCACTACAGACCAGAAACAAGCACCCCAACCTCTACACAACAGATTCAGGAGCAAGGACACAATCTGTGCAGCAAATCCTTCCAGAGACATTAAAGGGacacaggcaaaaaaaaaaaaaaaaagatccgtATATGTACCAACATTTCAAAGCTATTTTGCTTTTTGATCTTTAAACCATCCTCATCaagacaaaaaaaatattttaaacttTGTTGGTAGTTCAGTCTCTGTGTACAGACATATCGGCTTTCCCGTCCTGCGGCAGGCAGTTaggttttaaaaaatgatttcaATGTTTAAGTTAATATTTTGGGGGGGTCACAGCTGCATGAAGTGGAGGAGTCCTCTTTTTATTCACACTCACAAAACAGTTCTTGAAAAAAATTGTCTTTGGTAGTGTGCGCTTTGTGGTTCAAAACAATATGGGGACTTGTTTTTACTGTTGACATCTAAATACAGtagtttttatttctttcctcTACAGGAGACATTGATTCTCCTGACTTAATATTATTACAAATTAACATTGGGTGCACATGAAAGAAGAGGCATTGTACAGCTGGATGCTTTAAAACCATTTTCATGGTTGGTTTGTGCACCATTGATGGAGCTAGAAAAACGTTCCATGATTACCCCTGGACAAAGCTGTACTGCTGTTGTTATCACGTGGAAACATCCAGTATTGGATCGCTTAAAGAAGAGAAGCAGACGAGTCAGTATCCAATGACTGTTCCCTCCCTCCAGTGTGAATGGTTGGAACTGTGATGTCCACTAGACCTTTCACCAGAGTGCTTCCACTGGGCAAACTGAGGCCCCTTTTACAACATATAGCAAAAAGGGAAGACTTGCTTTAAGTTTTCTATTCTTCTAATGAAAACTTAGCTGATAATGTGATTCTCTCAGATGTTTTTCCAGATACATTTCATATTGCTGATGTATCATCTGTCACAACAAAACTTCCATTAAGCTTTTACTCAAAGTGGTTTTACATGTTGATTAGGCAAAGTTATCACTCAAGTCCCATAGACCATTTCCCAAACTAGATATTGACTGAGGTTATTTGGATCACAAACAAGCAATGCTGTTTTCAGAGGAAAAATGTCATCTTAAAGCAAGTCTGGGTGTTGGGCTAGGAATCAGAAATCACATGGAGTAACATGCACCATATCAATTATTTTTGTGCTGCTCAATATTTAAAAAAGTTAACTGAATTTGAAGCATAACCGTTTAAAGACATGCGACAGACACTGTGTGGTATCTTTTCAAATCATGGTGAGAAGAGAATTCCCCTGCTGGACAGTAATCAATCGATAGTTCTATATTTTTTGTTTGACTTTCAACAATCTTAATTTGAAATGGGACACATCTGAATATTCACCGGTTACAGTCTAGATATCCTGTTaaatgtagtgtgtgtttgtttttttaaacaaagaAAGCCAGTCTGATTTTACAGATGGCAGAATGAGGTTTTGGCTTGATGGAAATGTGAGGATCCATGGCCAGGATCCCTTGTTCCCCTGGTTTAAGACTTATGTTAGTGGTTTATTTTTTGGGATATCACTACACATATAGGGGCAGATGCATGGGCCCATATGAAACCTACTCCTGGTCTCATAAAGCACTTTCAATTGAAACATTGAGGATGTTAATTATTAGAGTAGGTTTAATCAGGGTCTGTGCAACCATCCCATAAATGTGCATTTTATACAGTGTGTAGTCCTTTTAAATCTGTAAAAACTGTCTACTCTAAGTAGATTGTACCATCTGGACACTATTTATTATACAGTCTATGACAGTGGAAGGTTATTTTAGGTTTTCTTTTATGATAAATCTGCTGTCCTAGTGTCTGCTTTGCCCTTCATTTTCACTACCTGAATTCTAATCATATTCTTATGTGTATGTCCTCTGGACATTTTGTACTCTTTTAAAACTTTTGTAATTCATATTTCTTTGTAGCCTAAAGGAGTAAAATGTAAGATTATTGGAGATAATCAAGTACAGTATGTTCCAGTTTAATGATTTTTTTGGTTCCACATTGCATCATGAGTGCCCACGCCCCACCCTTGGTTTCTCGagtcaaaatgtgtttttgcagATTGCATTGATCTGTTGTAATTTGAACCAGATCTGAAAAAAAAAGTCcagaataaaatatattttgatattaaTATATCATTTTTTATTGGATTTTCCCCTTGTTTATCTGTTTTATTCTAAACATGTTCAGCTAGTTAGATACATACATATGAAAGCATTTGTAGGGAAAGAAGCTGTAGGCAACTTTTCAATAGTGAGATCCCAGACATCATGCTGTGGCATCATACCAGTTATTGGCTGTTTTGATGATGCACCAGTCTGTACATTTAATGTCTAAACTAAAATAATTGTGTATATTCTCTGGTTGCGCTGTTAAACAATGCATATATTGAGCTGTAAAGACTCCCTAATAACATGACTGCTGGTAATTCAATACAGCCCTCTGAAAACAATTACATGAAAATGAAACAGACCTAGATTCAATTCAGATCAAGTGTTAACCTGCGATTACAGACACCCACATAACGGATGTTTAGGCGATGTCAAAGGTGGAACTGCGTTCGAGCCatcaaatcggtgagcagctgctcttccaTCATTGTCACAAAGCCACACCCGCACAAATCTCTAAAAGTTCAGAAAAAGAaagtaggctatatagaaataatttcGCTCAAATTGTAAATCATGAAACTAAATAATAATCTTAATCAAGGTGTAGACTACATCCCACATTGCAGTGTTCAAACTTGTAAAAAAGGCTGCATGGAATTTCTGTTATAGCAACtttgtgcagccaatggcaatgtccacttTAGGTGTAATGCCTGGAGTCACTTTTGGATTTGACAGCTAACGCAGTTCCATATCTGCCACCGCCAAAACAACCGCTATGCAGATGTTGACCAACACGGATCTGATTTAATTGAGCCCTTACAGTACATGAAATAGTTGACCGTAGGAGACATCCCTGATGCTGTTAATGTTCAAGAGGAAGCTGCATGACGTCCATGAATGAGCAAATGAACACAGCATTGTTATCACCACCACACGGCTCCCAGGCTTGCGGCTACCGTCCATCGTTCACAGTAGTGCTCAGCTCAGAGAATAGTTGGTGAGGAGAGGTTGGGAGGAGTGCTGTAAATTGTGCTCTGCTATCTCTACGATGCTCTGGATAACATCGTAGGCCACAGCAAACAGGAAGTAAATAGGCAGGGTCCAGTGGAGTTGGAAGACCCGCTGGCCCACGGGCAGAGGCACAGTCAGGTGtctgggaggagaggaagagatgagaaCCTGTAGGAACTAGTTCTCTGTATCACTGATAAAACAGTAGGCTACTCACTGAAATCCCTCTGATCTGGAGGCTCGCAGCATCACAAAGATGAACAACCCAACTTCAGTGTTCAAAGAGAAAGACACCACTTTGTCCAACATCACCACAAATCCCTAGTTAAAGGGTACACATAAATATAGCTTGCTGTATTATCCTTATGTTCCTACATACCATAATAACTGGTTTGGATACTTGATTATCATAGCTCATTGGAATAATTTGAAACAGCAAACAAGCACAAATTCCTACTCTAGCCTAGATCCAGTTAGAAATGAAGTGATAGGAACAGGTGACTCATTTTATTTTGCTGTAGCAGGAGGAAGAATGAGGCCCTTACCCTTGGATCACACGACGAGACAATAAAAATGATTCCAAATGCAAGCAGAGATATGAGCCCATTGGCAAGACTGTCAAGGAGAAAAGACAACATGGATTGTTTGGTTAATATCATGAAATCAACTTAATTAGTCAAAGTAAGCATCCTGAATGCTTCATAACCTTTTCTATTACAGGGACAGATAAATATAATATTTTTATGGGAGTGGTAATGGTCAGCGAATGAGAAAGCAAATGGCCTGTGAAATCATCTTGTGACAGGAGGAATTCAAAACCAGATGGAGAAGTAGAATTGTATACCCTCTTGAACTGCATCTGTGGAAGCTCTGTGGTAATGTCCTCTCCCAGACTTTAGACATCCATTCCAACTTGGTGTTCCAGTGTGAGTTCACAAGGCCATCaactgaaacaaaacaacaaacacagtcaatataCATACAAGGCTTCTTCAAGCTGTAGATTTATACAATTGTACATGTAAATACATGCAATTGGTATTTTTCATGATTCATATCATTTTGATTATTTTGATCACTGGAAGAAAGGAGAGATAATGATGTCACATTAATGAAAGGCATAATTGTGTTACCATCAAACGTGATTTATTGCAGATATTTTGAAAATAGAGATGTTATCCTGAATCATTTAAATGAGTTTCTCAGCCTGAGCCAACTAAACATAAGAAAATTATATTTTTTGTATCTCTCTGAAGATTAATTTATCTTATTTTCCTAAATTTTAGCCATAAATAACTATATATTAACATTAATTTTATAACCCCTTTACACAGATAAAACTGATTACCGGAGAACAACCGACTAGCAGAGAGATTGGTCACACAAGTACATCGTATATGAGGTTAGACCATAATAGACATtggtgtgggtgaggggtttgCATGTCTCGAACTCATGCTATCAAAAATGCATTCCCCCCTCTTCAGAGAACATTGCCATGCATAGAGAACAACAAGGATATAGATGTATTAAGAGGGAACATACTTGTGTGCTTCATGGCAGATCCCATCACCAGAAAGGACACTGTTATACTGATGGCAATAAAAATCTGGATCAGCTCTGCCACCCACGAGTAGTGACGGTACTTCAGACTGATTATCTGTAGAGTGACAACATGACATGTGGTTAGTGTTCTGTAACCTATAGGCATCTATCTAAATCATCCATTCAAAAATGGATTGATGTTGGATATTGACACAAAGAGAATAAAAAGGAAATGACATTATGATCTGTCATTATTTTGTACTGGCTCTCACAATCCAAACACATATTCAAGTCCACACTAAAGACACACCTTTTCACACAGGCTTACCTGGATTCTCTGTTGTCTTAGCTTTTATCCTCTGTCTAGTTCACTTAGTTAAGTCTGTCagcatgtttagtgttctccctggtcagtctgtcatgatgTTTAgtgtagtgttctccctggtcagtctgtcatgatgTTTAgtgtagtgttctccctggttagtctgtcatcatgtttagtgttctccctggtcaaTCTGTCAtgatgtttagtgttctccctggttagtctgtcatcatgtgtagtgttctccctggttagtctctCATCATgtgtagtgttctccctggtcagtctgtcatgatgTTTAGTGTAGTGTTCTCCCTTGTCAGTCTGTCATGAAGTTTAgtgtagtgttctccctggtcagtctgtcatgatgtttagtttagtgttctccctggtcagtctgtcatgatgTTTAgtgtagtgttctccctggtcagtctgtcatgatgTTTAgtgtagtgttctccctggtcagtctgtcatgatgTTTAgtgtagtgttctccctggtcagtctgtcatgatgTTTAgtgtagtgttctccctggtcagtctgtcaacaTGTTTAgtgtagtgttctccctggtcagtctgttatcatgtttagtgttctccctggtcagtttgtcatcatgtttagtgttctccctggtcagtttgtcatcatgtttagtgttctccctggtcagtttgtcatcatgtttagtgttctccctggtcagtttgtcatcatgtttagtgttctccctggtcagtttgtcatcatgtttagtgttctccctggtcagtttgtcatcatgtttagtgttctccctggtcaatctgtcatcatgtttagtgttctccctggtcagtctgtcatcatgtttagtgttctccctggtcagtttgtcatcatgtttagtgttctccctggttagtctgtcatcatgtttagtgttctccctggtcaatctgtcatcatgtttagtgttctccctggtcaatctgtcatcatgtttagtgttctccctggtcagtttgtcatcatgtttagtgttctccctgatcaatctgtcatcatgtttagtgttctccctggtcagtttgtcatcatgtttagtgttctccctggttagtctgtcatcatgtttagtgttctccctggtcaatctgtcatcatgtttagtgttctccctggtcagtttgtcatcatgtttagtgttctccctggttagtctgtcatcatgtttagtgttctccctagtcagtctgtcatcatgtttagtgttctccctagtcagtttgtcatcatgtttagtgttctccctggtcagtctgtcatcatgtttagtgttctccctagtcagtttgtcatcatgtttagtgttctccctggttagtctgtcatcatgtttagtgttctccctagtcagtctgtcatcatgtttagtgttctccctggtcagtttgtcatcatgtttagtgttctccctagtcagtctgtcatcatgtttagtgttctccctagtcagtttgtcatcatgtttagtgttctccctagtcagtttgtcatcatgtttagtgttctccctagtcagtctgtcatcatgtttagtgttctccctagtcagtttgtcatcatgtttagtgttctccctggtcagtctgtcatcatgtttagtgttctccctagtcagtttgtcatcatgtttagtgttctccctggtcagtctgtcatcatgtttagtgttctccctagtcagtttgtcatcatgtttagtgttctccctggttagtctgtcatcatgtttagtgttctccctagtcagtctgtcatcatgtttagtgttctccctggtcagtttgtcatcatgtttagtgttctccctggttagtctgtcatcatgtttagtgttctccctagtcagtctgtcatcatgtttagtgttctccctagtcagtttgtcatcatgtttagtgttctccctagtcagtttgtcatcatgtttagtgttctccctagtcagtttgtcatcatgtttagtgttctccctagtcagtttgtcatcatgtttagtgttctccctagtcagtttgtcatcatgtttagtgttctccctagtcagtttgtcatcatgtttagtgttctccctagtcagtttgtcatcatgtttagtgttctccctggtcagtctgtcatcatgtttagtgttctccctggtcagtctgtcatcatgtttagtgttctccctggtcagtctgtcatcatgtttagtgttctccctggtcagtctgtcatcatgtttagtgttctccctggtcagtctgtcatcatgtttagtgttctccctggtcagtctgtcatcatgtttagtgttctccctggtcagtctgtcatcatgtttagtgttctccctagtcagtttgtcatcatgtttagtgttctccctggttagtctgtcatcatgtttagtgttctccctggtcagtctgtcatcatgtttagtgaaCTTTAATATAGTTACTCATTTTAACGTGTTATTGTATTGCATTTTATCCTGCTGATTATCTTATGTATGTAAAGCAACTTTGGTTGTCTTGAAAAGCGCTTAAAATAAAATGACAATGTTTCAACATCATAGGAGTTTGTCTTATGGAATGGTGTCTAATTCAGAATTGAATATGTCATTTGCAGActagaaacataacaaaaacatccCTTTTTAGACCTAGCAAGTGATGTACACATTTGTTGTTCAGCAAGCACGATTCAATGATCAACAAAATGTCAGTAACACCAAGAGGACTTTGGAGTATAATTATACTCTAAATCTAACCCCAGCAAATCAAAAACACCCAGTCAAGCTACATATTATGCACAGTTAATAGGTGAGATGGATGAGGATTCTGTTTACTCATTTTTATGTGtgaaacatatatacatatattaccAGTTTAATTTGTTATTGTACATATATGCACGTGCATGCAGAAGATATTCTAAAGAAACAACATGCAATTTGAACCAAGCACCACTAGATGACACTAAAGATGTTCAAGAAGaaatctacaggtaactgccaaaataaaggaaacacttaagcaaacgagggatacaaagtacattgaaagcaggtgctttcacacaggtgtggttcctgagttaatcaagcaattaacatcccatcatgcttagggtcgtgtataaaaatgcccagttggcTACCATGGcaagaagaagagatctcagtgactttgaaagaggggtctcaaagaagcatagtcagtcagtcagtcacccacccacccacccacccacccacccaccagatctcaacccaattgaacacttatgggagattcttgAGCAGagcctgagacagcattttctACCACTGGCAACagaacaccaaatgatggaatttctcatggaaaaATGGTGTTGCATCTCTCAAATAGAGtttcagacacttgtagaatctatgcaaTGGtgtattgaagctgttctggcttgtCGTGGCCCAATGACCTATttagacactatgttggtgtttcctttattttggcagttagctgtataatactgtacatatgaaattACATCTGAAAATAAATTGTATGTTCAATAATGTCAAAATCACAGGTTGATTCCACAGATAATACTCCCCTAATCCAAATCCCTGAGAAGTGGTGATATGATAAGGACCTTACAGTGCAGGCCTCAACCCCTACCCATCCTATATGATCTGGCGTTCCACATCAGCTAGCaagcatttattgtcatgaatcttgccctggaggcagctctgcaaagTAGTCACTTGCTGGCACATctacaaagtcataaaatcagattttaaccacactgctaaccctaatccctaaccTAATCTTAATAAAAAgatcatttttgttttcatatattttttaaatatagacAATTTTGTCTTTGTAAatgatcaaattgtatttgtcacatgctttgtaaacaataggtgtagactaagagtgaaatgcttacttatgggcccttctcaacaatacagagagaaaaaacataaataatagaaaaataaggAATTAAGGAATTAATACATAATGAGTAACAATGGCTATATACACAcggtaccagagtcaatgtgcaggagtacgagataattgaggtagatatgtacatatagatgGGGATAGTGTGACTAGGCAACAGAATATATAATAAACAGCAACatgttagtgcaaaaagggtcaacgCAGATAGTCCGGTTTGCTATAGAGCTCCACATTAGAGGTGTTACAgtcgaatatattgataaaagtcaccttgtctcaGAGAAATTGacacggttatcaaaatgtcacgcaagggtaagcctacacgaaacacagcacTTATTTGAGGTGTTTCTTAAATGAATGGATGGtggaaaacgattggaaccatttccatgTTTGACCACTAGATTTTATGgttattatgactcatactgtggtactctatacagtaggttaactatttaactaactatttagcagctGGTACATCTAGCGGAAATccctcagttctgcctccagggcaagattcatgacaataaacatcaacctgtCATCAGCTAGCGCTTACTGCTATCTTTAAAATGGTAGTAGTACTTGGACTAGAATAAGAATAAGGTTAATATTCAAAGCCAGTCTGCTCTTCCTTCACCTTGCTCTGGATAAAACAGAGCAGAGAGCTGCGGGCCACAATGAGCCACTCTTCACATCTACTCCAAGGTGACGTTTGAAAGGCCACGCTTCACTTCAGGGACACATTGTGTTATAGCATTACAGGCTAAAACAGAAAGTGTGTTTGGGCGATAAGGAACAGCTCTGATCTTTAGAAGCAGCCCTCCAGGCACTGAGCAGAATGAGTTGAAAGACAGGGTTCTGGGTTTCTGAAAATATCTATAACAATAATAGTAATGCAggttcttcctccctctctcccaccatgaTGCATACTGTACATTTGTATACAGGATGTATGCTTAAGAGGCATAGAGTAACAATTTCAGTAGGTTTGATCAGTTGATCTGCAAAGTATTATGATTTCAATCATTTAGAGCATCAGTGCCCATACATTTACATACCAAAACATTTACATACCAAAACATGGTATGACGTCTTGTCCATATTTGATTTAATTTCCTGGCATTGTGGAGGGTGGAAGAGAGAATGTCGCAAGGTAGTAGGTTTATGTCCCATCATAAAACCATGCAAGGACATCTGACCAATACAGTACAATAAAGTACAGTACATTTGATCATCTAAAGAAGCTCAAAAGAGACCATACACAACATGGCCTGTTCTTAGCCTTTTCTCCAATGTTGTGATTCAGGAGTTCACAGAATCTCAGcctcacaaacaaacacaaatggATTTAAACCATCAGGGACAGGGAAGCAGAATAAACTGTTGCATGGCATCTCCTGCTGGGTTTGACCCTGATGGCATGGACAGAATACATTTTGAACCGCAGTGAAAGCAGCTTTCTCCAAAACAAAGAAACTGAATGGTGTGGAGTGCCAACAGTCCGCAGAGAGAAGATTGAACGCCTCGCTGGCCCTAAATTAGATCACACATTTTCTTGCTCATGGCAGTGTCTCACTGCATGCCCCAAGGCACACTGCTGGCCAGATTATTGTTCAATGGCCAGCTTTCTTTTGCCCAGACAGGAAACCCTTACACCCAGGAATTCTAAAAACATACAGTATTAGACAGAGAAAATAGCTGTTCTCAGAAACAATTGACGTCCCAAATCCAGTGTCTGTAAAACAGAGGCTGTTTGTTAAATAATTAACTGACCCTAACCAGGGACAAACCGACCTCAACCAGGGACAAATTGACCCCAACAAGGGACAAACTGACCCTAACCAGGGACAAACTGACCCTAACCAGGGACAAACGGACCCCAACCAGGGACAAACTGACCCTAACCAGGGACAAACTGACCCTAACCAGGGACAAACTGACCCCAACCAGGGACAAGCTGACCCTAACCAGGGACAAACTGACCCCA harbors:
- the tbl1xr1a gene encoding F-box-like/WD repeat-containing protein TBL1XR1a isoform X1 — translated: MSISSDEVNFLVYRYLQESGFSHSAFTFGIESHISQSNINGALVPPAALISIIQKGLQYVEAEVSINEDGTLFDGRPIESLSLIDAVMPDVVQTRQQAYRDKLAQQQAAQAPPANATNMTANTKNGENTANGEENGAHALANHAHADEVLSVCHTDNHADLMEVDGDMEIPKNKAMVLRGHESEVFICAWNPVSDLLASGSGDSTARIWNLSENSSSAQLVLRHCIREGGQDVPSNKDVTSLDWNSEGTLLATGSYDGFARIWTKDGNLASTLGQHKGPIFALKWNKKGNFILSAGVDKTTIIWDAHTGEAKQQFPFHSAPALDVDWQSNNTFASCSTDMCIHVCKLGQDRPIKTFQGHTNEVNAIKWDPTGNLLASCSDDMTLKIWSMKQDTCVHDLQAHSKEIYTIKWSPTGPGTNNPNANLMLASASFDSTVRLWDVDRGICIHTLTKHQEPVYSVAFSPDGRHLASGSFDKCVHIWNTQTGALVHSYRGTGGIFEVCWNAAGDKVGASASDGSVCVLDLRK
- the tbl1xr1a gene encoding F-box-like/WD repeat-containing protein TBL1XR1a isoform X2, producing MSISSDEVNFLVYRYLQESGFSHSAFTFGIESHISQSNINGALVPPAALISIIQKGLQYVEAEVSINEDGTLFDGRPIESLSLIDAVMPDVVQTRQQAYRDKLAQQQAAQAPPANATNMTANTKNGENTANGEENGAHALANNHADLMEVDGDMEIPKNKAMVLRGHESEVFICAWNPVSDLLASGSGDSTARIWNLSENSSSAQLVLRHCIREGGQDVPSNKDVTSLDWNSEGTLLATGSYDGFARIWTKDGNLASTLGQHKGPIFALKWNKKGNFILSAGVDKTTIIWDAHTGEAKQQFPFHSAPALDVDWQSNNTFASCSTDMCIHVCKLGQDRPIKTFQGHTNEVNAIKWDPTGNLLASCSDDMTLKIWSMKQDTCVHDLQAHSKEIYTIKWSPTGPGTNNPNANLMLASASFDSTVRLWDVDRGICIHTLTKHQEPVYSVAFSPDGRHLASGSFDKCVHIWNTQTGALVHSYRGTGGIFEVCWNAAGDKVGASASDGSVCVLDLRK
- the LOC116353057 gene encoding uncharacterized protein LOC116353057, encoding MPIGYRTLTTCHVVTLQIISLKYRHYSWVAELIQIFIAISITVSFLVMGSAMKHTIDGLVNSHWNTKLEWMSKVWERTLPQSFHRCSSRGLANGLISLLAFGIIFIVSSCDPRGFVVMLDKVVSFSLNTEVGLFIFVMLRASRSEGFQHLTVPLPVGQRVFQLHWTLPIYFLFAVAYDVIQSIVEIAEHNLQHSSQPLLTNYSLS